The Treponema phagedenis DNA segment ATTTTTAGAAAACCCATTGAAAATGCAGGAGGTTTAATATGACAATTACAGAGCAAATTATTACTATTGCATTATGCGCACTCGGAACAATGATAACACGATATCTACCGTTTTTAATTTTTCATGAAGGGCGCTCAACTCCGAAATATATTCAATATCTTGGAAAAGCATTACCTTCAGCAATTTTTGCACTGCTTGTTGTTTATTGCTTAAAAAATGTCAGTT contains these protein-coding regions:
- a CDS encoding branched-chain amino acid transporter permease — translated: MTITEQIITIALCALGTMITRYLPFLIFHEGRSTPKYIQYLGKALPSAIFALLVVYCLKNVSFSSGRYGLPELISIILTIVLHLLKRQMLLSIAGGTICYMILVQYIF